The proteins below come from a single Triticum aestivum cultivar Chinese Spring chromosome 5D, IWGSC CS RefSeq v2.1, whole genome shotgun sequence genomic window:
- the LOC123120446 gene encoding scarecrow-like protein 9, whose product MTSTPQPPRDRAHAAPPAQDLTGLGLAAARSLRHRPPRQGSMPSGSVEHQTISGSLIHSMIQFCGAPEYFMFNDPQPVIPHHVAAEPSHNAPVATLSRATNTETDNPEDWEFISDESLNYISRMLMEEDIDEKVSVYQEESATLRATAKPFYDILGHKFPPSPDRTLTTWSLDSPSESSSSGHAQSLSSVGTSGSIGGAVHSNQCHNVGHSEQLEAYRGLCGRSSQPLVAPPSGVSDAAESLEDPLITNGRIPEYLFESLPTWDFRRGVEEAQKFLPGGDKLVIDLEAAGVSKPQEAVKDIPFNVSRTEVLKAKKNRQSEDLDLIEGRNIKQSAFCSDEPDDWVEMFDDLFRQTEKKATVLREKMRSEASKNSQVIQTKGTTGVKTRGRKPTKNDVVDLRTILIHCAQAVAADDRRTANELLKQIKQHSKVNGDGSQRLAFCFAQGLEARLAGTGSQQYHRLVAKRTTASDMLKAYHLYFAACPFKRLSHFLSNQTILSMTKNAKKVHIIDFGIYFGLQWPCLIRRLSKREGGPPILRITGIDVPEPGFRPTERIEETGQRLAEYAKKFEVPFEYHGIASKWETIRAEDLKVGKDEVVIVNCLYRFRNLIDETVAVDSPRNRVLNTIRQVNPAIFIHGIVNGSYSVPFFITRFREALFHFSALFDMLEATVPRDDDQRRLIERDLFGREALNVIACEGSDRVERPETYKQWQVRNLRAGFVQSPLNQDIVIKAKDKVKDIYHKDFVIDEDSGWLLQGWKGRIIYAITTWKHNNS is encoded by the exons ATGACATCGACCCCGCAGCCTCCCCGCGATCGCGcgcacgccgccccgcccgcgCAGGACCTCACCGGCCTCGGCCTCGCGGCCGCGAGGTCCCTCCGCCACCGCCCACCTCGCCAAGGGTCGATGCCTTCAG GTTCTGTGGAGCACCAGACCATTTCAGGCTCACTGATCCACTCAATGATTCAGTTCTGCGGAGCACCAGAGTACTTCATGTTCAATGATCCGCAGCCGGTGATCCCACACCATGTGGCCGCGGAACCCAGTCACAATGCTCCCGTGGCCACCCTCTCCAGGGCCACCAACACAGAGACTGACAACCCCGAAGACTGGGAGTTCATCTCGGATGAGTCGCTCAACTACATCAGCCGGATGCTCATGGAGGAGGACATTGATGAGAAGGTCAGCGTGTACCAGGAGGAGTCAGCCACTCTCCGTGCTACCGCAAAGCCCTTCTATGACATCCTTGGGCACAAGTTCCCGCCGTCCCCTGACCGCACGCTCACGACTTGGTCCCTGGACAGCCCCAGTGAGAGCAGCAGCAGCGGTCATGCCCAGTCCTTGTCCAGTGTGGGTACTAGCGGCAGCATCGGTGGTGCGGTTCATAGCAACCAGTGCCATAATGTTGGACACTCTGAGCAGCTGGAAGCTTATCGCGGCTTGTGTGGCCGATCTTCTCAGCCACTGGTTGCCCCACCAAGTGGTGTTTCTGATGCAGCAGAGTCACTAGAAGATCCTTTGATCACCAACGGCAGGATCCCCGAGTATTTGTTCGAGAGCCTTCCAACTTGGGATTTCAGGAGAGGTGTCGAGGAAGCACAGAAGTTTCTCCCTGGTGGTGATAAGCTAGTGATTGATTTAGAAGCTGCTGGTGTCTCAAAGCCTCAAGAAGCAGTGAAAGACATTCCTTTCAATGTGAGCAGGACAGAGGTCTTGAAGGCCAAGAAAAACAGACAGAGCGAAGATCTTGACTTGATAGAAGGACGGAACATTAAACAATCTGCATTCTGTTCCGATGAGCCTGATGATTGGGTTGAGATGTTTGATGATTTGTTTCGTCAAACTGAAAAAAAGGCTACAGTTCTGCGAGAAAAGATGCGCAGCGAAGCTTCCAAGAATTCTCAGGTCATTCAAACGAAAGGAACAACTGGGGTGAAGACACGGGGCAGGAAGCCGACTAAAAATGATGTGGTGGACCTTAGGACCATCCTCATCCACTGTGCACAGGCAGTGGCAGCTGATGACCGCCGAACTGCTAATGAGTTGCTAAAGCAAATAAAACAGCATTCCAAGGTAAATGGGGATGGCAGCCAGAGGCTGGCGTTTTGCTTTGCACAGGGTCTCGAGGCTCGCTTGGCTGGCACAGGGAGCCAGCAGTACCATAGGCTTGTAGCAAAGCGGACAACCGCGTCCGACATGCTTAAGGCGTACCATCTTTACTTTGCAGCATGCCCATTCAAGAGGCTCTCACATTTCCTCTCCAATCAAACAATCTTGAGCATGACAAAAAATGCAAAGAAGGTGCACATAATTGACTTCGGCATTTATTTTGGCCTCCAATGGCCATGCCTCATCAGGCGTCTCTCCAAGAGGGAAGGTGGTCCACCAATTCTTCGCATCACGGGAATTGATGTACCCGAGCCCGGTTTCCGCCCTACCGAGCGCATCGAAGAGACGGGACAGAGGCTTGCAGAGTATGCCAAGAAGTTTGAGGTGCCTTTTGAGTACCATGGCATAGCATCAAAGTGGGAAACCATCCGTGCTGAGGATCTCAAGGTTGGCAAAGACGAAGTGGTGATTGTTAATTGCCTGTACCGTTTCAGAAATCTTATTGACGAAACAGTGGCTGTAGACAGCCCTAGGAATAGGGTGCTCAACACTATAAGGCAAGTGAATCCAGCAATTTTCATCCATGGGATTGTGAATGGGTCATACAGTGTTCCTTTCTTCATCACACGTTTCCGTGAGGCATTGTTCCATTTCTCTGCATTGTTTGACATGCTTGAGGCAACTGTGCCGCGGGATGATGACCAGCGTAGGCTCATAGAGAGGGATCTCTTTGGCCGAGAGGCACTCAATGTGATTGCATGTGAGGGCTCAGACAGAGTCGAGAGGCCAGAGACATATAAACAGTGGCAAGTCAGGAACCTGAGGGCTGGATTTGTTCAGTCTCCGCTAAACCAGGACATTGTGATAAAAGccaaagacaaagtgaaagatatATATCACAAAGATTTTGTCATAGACGAAGACAGTGGATGGCTCCTCCAAGGGTGGAAAGGAAGGATAATTTATGCTATAACTACATGGAAGCATAATAACAGTTAG